The sequence CCGGAAAAATAATCGGTTTCGGTGCTCGTGTTCTCGATGATACCAAAGAACCTAAATATCTCAATTCGCCAGAAACAGAAATTTTCAGAAAGAACGAAAATTTATATGGTCTATTTCAAGCCAAAAATTATTTATACGATAATACGCCAATCTTAGTTGAAGGCAATTTTGACTTATTATCATTAGTTAACAACGGCATTAACAATGTTGTTGCGCCCTTAGGCACAGCCTTTACTCAAGAGCAAGCATTACTTTTGCGCCGGTTTAATAATCATCTCATCATTGCCTTTGATGCTGACGAAGCCGGTAAAAATGCAACCCAGCGCGTTTTAGAAACTTGTTTTAAGGTAAATTTAGAACCTCGAATCATAAGATTACCGGACAATTTTGACCCAGACAAATACATTAATGTTTACGGCAAAGATAATTTTAATAATCTTATGAAAAATGCTCTTGATTTTATCGATTTTTTAACTATAATAAAAAACTATAATTCAGTATTTACCAAACAAACCCTGTTAAAAGAACTTCTGGATTATATTGCATTGATGGAAGGGAATATTGCACAAGAACTTTATTTAAATAAAATTTCTGAGGTCTTTAAGGTTACTAAAGAAACTCTCGTAAATGAAATGAGAAAGAAAATGTCTAAGCGGTCAACGCCAACTTCAAGTAAAGCAATAAAGCCATCAGCAGTAAATTTAATTGAAGAGCAAGTATTATCTTTGATGGTTAATATTTCTGATTATGCATTGATGGCAAAACAGGAATTACCGGCAAGTGCGTTCAGTTCAACGGAAAATCAAACCATTGCCCAAATTATCTATGATACGGTTGAAACCCAAGATTATTCAGTCGCCCGCATCATTGATAGTTTGGAAGATGAACACCTGAAAAAGAAAGTGGCTGATTTAAGTTTTCAGTCTATACCTTACCCCAGTAAAGAAGAATTTGAACAGAAATTGATTAAACTTAAAGCCTCTTGGGTATATCAGAATATGCTACTGGCCAAAAAACAAGGCGATGATTCCTTGGTCGAAAAACTATCATTAGAACATTATGAACTGAAACGCAGGCTTACTCAAACCAAAAAATAGTATTGTGAGAGTAAATCGGCTAAATGTTTGTCTAAAAATTTAAGGAGTAAAAAGTATGAAAAAAAGTCTAATTGATAAAATCCTTAAGAACGTGCCTAAAGATAATACGCTGACATATGACGAATTAGATAAATTGTTACCAGAAGATTTACAATCAGCAGAGGATATCGAAGAGATTGTCTCTGCACTCCACAAAAAAGGTATCCGGGTTTTGCGAAGTCGCGAAATCACACCAACTCAAACGCGAAAAGCACCAAAACCAACAATTTTCCGAGTCGAAGACCCAACCAAATCATATTTTCGCGAATTAAGCAAGTTTTCCTTACTCACACGAGAAGAAGAAATTCAATATTCTAAGGCAATGGAAGCCGGATATAAAGAAATTACAAAATATATTTTTGAACCCGTGCCCTTGGCTGAAAAATTAGTTGAGGAGTGTTTTTCGGTTGAAGAAGATACGCGTCCTTTAGACCAAATTGCCCGAGTTGAATTTGAATGTCTCTTGAATAAAAAGGCATACTATCGGGACCGACAAAAATTTATCCGGCGTGTGCGAGCAATCAGTCGCGAATTAGAAGTATTAAAAAATCTGTTGAATCGGCGTTCTACTCCAGCGATAAAACGCCGGATCAGCCGGATAAAAACTCGCATTTTCTCTAAAATCCAAAGCCTTTCGTTGCAACACCATTTAATTAATAAATTCATTCAAGAATTTAAAGTAATGGCACAAGAAGCAATCCGTATTCACAATCGGCTGGAATCATTAGCCAAACGCAAAAAGTCGGCTAAAGATGAAATCAAGACTTTACGAAAACAACTACGCGAATTGCGCAAATATTTTGACAAAGACCCTAAAGAATTAGCCGAAATTTTAGCAAAGATTGACCAAGAAGAAACTAAAATCATCCAAGCCCGCGACCGAATGATTGAAGGTAACATCCGATTAGTCATTTCCATTGCCAAAAGATATATCAATCGGGGCTTAGAATTTGCTGATTTACTGGAAGAAGGTAATGTTGGATTAATTAAAGCCATTGAAAAATTCAACTATCGTAAAGGATTCAAATTCTCTACATATGCAACTTGGTGGATTAAACAAGCGATTACCCGAGCGATAGCAGACCAATCACGGACTGTCCGAGTTCCGGCTCATATTCTTGATGCCATTAATAAAATCTCGAAAGTGCAAAGAAAATTCGTCCAAACTTATGGTCGCGAACCGACGGTTGCAGAAATTGCCCAACGCCTGTCAACTCGAAAAGATAAAATCGAAGCACTGGCAAAGATTTCTCAATTTGGAATTTCTTTAGATAAACCAATCGATGATGAGGCAACCAGTTTTATTGGTGATTTTATCCATGATGAAAAAAGCATTTCCCCTTCGCATGCTGCGGGTATTGAACTCTTACGGGAAAAACTCAATGAAGTGCTCAGCGTGCTCTCTAAACGTGAAGAAAAAGTATTACGGCTACGCTTTGGCTTAGGCGATGGTTCACCTCGAACCTTAGAAGAAGTAGGCCAAATCTTTAATATTACTCGAGAGCGCGTTCGCCAGATTGAAGCCAAAGCCTTGAAAAAACTCCAACATCCAGTGCGCCTCCGTAGATTTGCTCAACTCCGAGAACTACTTCAATAAACTGCCGTCATTAAATAACAGTTTCATCTAAACATACCTAATTCTGTTATGAAAGAAATTATTGGCATTATTTCTGATACCCATGACAATCTTTCTAATGTCCTTACTGCAGCTAAAATCTTTAACCAATTTCAGACCTCATTAGTTATCCATTGCGGCGACTATGTCGC comes from candidate division WOR-3 bacterium and encodes:
- the dnaG gene encoding DNA primase; this translates as MIKKEIIDQIREQSDIVQIISEHIPLKKVGRYYRALCPFHSEKSPSFYVSPERQIYHCFGCGAGGSVFTFLMAYEKITFPEAIKKLADRLGISIQTETTPYRFQPLLDACEFATNFFSTELMKSSQAVEYLKKRKINPETTARFRLGYAPSGNLLFGAAKKHGISEEILVRAGLIVKKETGYYDWFFDRLIFPIFSLSGKIIGFGARVLDDTKEPKYLNSPETEIFRKNENLYGLFQAKNYLYDNTPILVEGNFDLLSLVNNGINNVVAPLGTAFTQEQALLLRRFNNHLIIAFDADEAGKNATQRVLETCFKVNLEPRIIRLPDNFDPDKYINVYGKDNFNNLMKNALDFIDFLTIIKNYNSVFTKQTLLKELLDYIALMEGNIAQELYLNKISEVFKVTKETLVNEMRKKMSKRSTPTSSKAIKPSAVNLIEEQVLSLMVNISDYALMAKQELPASAFSSTENQTIAQIIYDTVETQDYSVARIIDSLEDEHLKKKVADLSFQSIPYPSKEEFEQKLIKLKASWVYQNMLLAKKQGDDSLVEKLSLEHYELKRRLTQTKK
- a CDS encoding sigma-70 family RNA polymerase sigma factor; translation: MKKSLIDKILKNVPKDNTLTYDELDKLLPEDLQSAEDIEEIVSALHKKGIRVLRSREITPTQTRKAPKPTIFRVEDPTKSYFRELSKFSLLTREEEIQYSKAMEAGYKEITKYIFEPVPLAEKLVEECFSVEEDTRPLDQIARVEFECLLNKKAYYRDRQKFIRRVRAISRELEVLKNLLNRRSTPAIKRRISRIKTRIFSKIQSLSLQHHLINKFIQEFKVMAQEAIRIHNRLESLAKRKKSAKDEIKTLRKQLRELRKYFDKDPKELAEILAKIDQEETKIIQARDRMIEGNIRLVISIAKRYINRGLEFADLLEEGNVGLIKAIEKFNYRKGFKFSTYATWWIKQAITRAIADQSRTVRVPAHILDAINKISKVQRKFVQTYGREPTVAEIAQRLSTRKDKIEALAKISQFGISLDKPIDDEATSFIGDFIHDEKSISPSHAAGIELLREKLNEVLSVLSKREEKVLRLRFGLGDGSPRTLEEVGQIFNITRERVRQIEAKALKKLQHPVRLRRFAQLRELLQ